A genomic window from Silene latifolia isolate original U9 population chromosome 11, ASM4854445v1, whole genome shotgun sequence includes:
- the LOC141614735 gene encoding F-box protein At4g09920-like encodes MSSSRERGKYVVYTRRRCLDRISSLPDELLAHVLSFLPTRCAVSTSVLSTRWRHLFTLSTSLCFDDTPCFDGGPYFPGSIRRREIKKIDAGQKRRFRKFVEKVLELHQIVPIKKFSLVCQGDYDKSDINAWVSFAVRKGVEDLHYQVNVQEDHEPPDDIFECETLVRLKMIGLGEYILEIPLSACFPRLKILHLDDVSIFEYDDDDDSVERLFSGCELLEELTLKKCKCDTHRHVMLSTRVLKILRVESCSFEKGVFEIDAPNLTHLTHKFNSGIKIVPSWKDSCSLAEAELYFCYDTEDDNYEGALRYDFEVLKAAAHKVTELHLTVRKVNAVTREGPEIPKTKGLLLLLGSTETSLEVLALACEDISDDATGKLGDGTTVL; translated from the coding sequence ATGAGCTCATCTAGAGAACGTGGTAAGTATGTCGTTTATACAAGAAGACGCTGTTTGGATAGGATCAGCAGTTTACCTGATGAACTCCTTGCTCACGtgctttcttttctaccaacaaGATGTGCGGTGAGCACAAGTGTTCTCTCAACTAGATGGCGGCACCTTTTTACACTGTCGACTTCTCTTTGTTTTGACGATACCCCATGTTTTGATGGTGGACCATATTTTCCTGGTTCCATTAGGCGTAGGGAAATTAAGAAAATAGACGCAGGTCAGAAAAGGAGATTTAGGAAGTTTGTTGAAAAGGTTTTGGAATTGCATCAAATCGTTCCCATAAAAAAATTTAGTCTAGTCTGTCAAGGTGACTATGATAAGTCGGATATAAACGCTTGGGTTAGTTTTGCGGTGCGAAAGGGAGTTGAAGATCTTCATTATCAAGTTAATGTGCAGGAGGATCACGAGCCTCCCGATGACATTTTTGAGTGTGAAACACTTGTGAGATTGAAAATGATTGGTCTTGGGGAATATATTCTTGAAATTCCTTTATCAGCCTGCTTTCCAAGACTCAAGATCCTTCATCTCGATGATGTCAGTATCTTcgaatatgatgatgatgatgattcagTGGAAAGATTGTTTTCTGGCTGTGAATTGCTTGAGGAATTGACTCTCAAGAAATGCAAATGTGATACTCACCGTCATGTTATGCTTTCGACCAGAGTACTTAAAATTCTAAGAGTAGAAAGTTGTTCATTTGAAAAGGGTGTATTTGAGATTGATGCCCCTAATTTGACCCATTTAACCCACAAATTCAACTCTGGTATAAAAATTGTTCCGTCATGGAAAGACTCTTGCTCTCTTGCTGAGGCAGAGCTATATTTTTGCTATGATACAGAAGATGACAATTATGAAGGTGCTCTCCGGTATGACTTTGAAGTTTTGAAAGCGGCTGCACATAAAGTCACAGAATTACATCTTACTGTAAGAAAGGTAAATGCAGTAACTAGAGAAGGACCAGAAATACCAAAAACGAAAG